One part of the Rutidosis leptorrhynchoides isolate AG116_Rl617_1_P2 chromosome 1, CSIRO_AGI_Rlap_v1, whole genome shotgun sequence genome encodes these proteins:
- the LOC139901470 gene encoding gibberellin 2-beta-dioxygenase-like: MVILSQPQNKPRVKPCTTTITNKTQFTGIPVIDLSCPHDAKNLIVKACQDYGFFKVVNHGVQLWLVSALEKETIRFFNMSQIEKDEYCSPNPLGYGSNNIGPNGDVGWIEYLLITSKDFPTHNKMFSSLAKEYMEAVKKLGCEILELMAEGLKIEPKSLLSRMLSDDKADTVFRFNHYPACPDPYPDPNPNHRSMRNPIGFGEHTDPQLISIARSNTTSGLQICLPDGTWVAVPPDHSSFFINVDDLLQVMTNGRFKSIRHRVIADRMKSRVSMIYFGGPPLMEKISPLCSIMEPGEESLYHEFTWFEYKSCTYRTKLADDRLSLFQKEYYPFRLGSPEGIKPPVAILTSNKRGRPPTAGSHHNFN, encoded by the exons ATGGTGATACTATCACAACCCCAAAACAAGCCCCGTGTTAAACCATGCACCACCACCATAACCAACAAAACTCAATTTACAGGTATTCCTGTTATCGACCTTTCGTGTCCGCATGACGCCAAGAACCTCATTGTTAAAGCGTGTCAAGATTACGGCTTTTTTAAAGTCGTGAATCATGGTGTTCAACTATGGCTCGTGTCAGCACTAGAAAAAGAAACCATACGATTCTTCAACATGAGCCAAATCGAGAAAGACGAGTATTGTTCCCCAAATCCGTTAGGTTACGGAAGCAACAATATTGGACCAAATGGTGACGTCGGCTGGATCGAATATCTTCTCATTACTTCCAAAGATTTCCCAACACACAACAAAATGTTTTC GTCACTAGCAAAAGAGTACATGGAAGCAGTTAAAAAATTGGGGTGTGAAATTCTTGAGTTAATGGCAGAAGGCCTTAAAATAGAGCCAAAAAGTTTGTTGAGCAGAATGCTAAGTGACGACAAGGCCGACACTGTGTTCAGGTTTAATCACTATCCAGCCTGCCCAGACCCATACCCTGACCCAAACCCAAACCATAGAAGCATGAGGAACCCAATTGGGTTTGGTGAACATACCGACCCACAACTGATATCAATTGCAAGATCTAATACCACATCCGGTCTACAAATCTGTCTGCCTGATGGAACATGGGTTGCGGTCCCACCTGATCATTCTTCATTTTTCATCAATGTGGATGATCTGCTTCAG GTGATGACAAATGGAAGATTCAAAAGTATAAGGCATAGAGTGATTGCAGACAGAATGAAGTCAAGAGTTTCAATGATATACTTTGGAGGTCCACCATTAATGGAAAAGATATCACCCTTGTGTTCAATTATGGAGCCAGGTGAAGAAAGTTTATACCATGAGTTCACTTGGTTCGAGTACAAATCGTGCACCTACAGGACCAAGTTGGCTGATGATAGGCTGTCTCTCTTTCAAAAAGAGTATTACCCTTTT cgatTAGGATCACCCGAGGGgattaaaccacccgttgcgatcctGACCTCCAATAAAagaggcagaccaccaaccgctggaTCACATCACAACTTCaattga